From a single Prosthecobacter algae genomic region:
- a CDS encoding Lrp/AsnC family transcriptional regulator, giving the protein MLSAPFLNMTADTLPIEHTEETNARILAVSEDRVKGFHQHPFQFIAEESGLPFETVVERIRAMVAGGVIRRVRQTLLANKLAEGALVAWKVPNEKLDAAFEFMFKEDPFSGHVVLRSTDREVSGSDYRLWTTLKVPQGTDMTEHADVLKRLTGAEEYLLMPAHGIFALGVGHVRRKTMEPGEKADEPAKMMTTNIADLDEEEWNVLLHLKGELSLEEIGPEPWAGRAAAAGTTLERFCEVAKNLDRKGVIGRFSTFLEHVKPSQTGVRVTRFNGLFHWKVPVGMQERGGAEVGRHTIMTHCYWREGGPRFGNVNIMGVVHGTDKDLIMKHKAAIDDHLASIGIPVEYTNVFWGGRSEIKPSEISPIVYREWHQKWDAVEGPVI; this is encoded by the coding sequence ATGCTTTCCGCCCCCTTTCTCAACATGACCGCCGACACCCTCCCTATCGAACACACGGAAGAAACCAACGCCCGCATCCTGGCGGTGAGTGAAGACCGTGTGAAGGGCTTTCACCAGCACCCCTTCCAGTTCATCGCCGAAGAGAGCGGCCTGCCTTTTGAAACGGTGGTGGAGCGCATCCGCGCCATGGTCGCTGGGGGCGTGATCCGCCGGGTGCGCCAGACCCTGCTGGCCAACAAGCTGGCCGAAGGTGCCCTGGTGGCCTGGAAAGTGCCGAATGAGAAACTGGACGCCGCCTTTGAATTCATGTTCAAGGAGGATCCCTTCAGCGGCCACGTCGTCCTTCGTTCCACAGACCGCGAGGTCAGCGGCAGCGACTACAGGCTGTGGACCACCCTGAAAGTGCCCCAGGGCACCGACATGACGGAGCACGCCGACGTGCTGAAGCGCCTGACCGGGGCCGAAGAATACCTCCTCATGCCTGCCCACGGCATCTTTGCCCTGGGCGTGGGCCACGTCCGCCGCAAGACCATGGAGCCAGGCGAGAAGGCCGATGAACCGGCCAAGATGATGACCACCAACATCGCTGACCTGGATGAGGAAGAGTGGAATGTCCTGCTGCACCTGAAGGGTGAGCTTTCTCTGGAAGAAATCGGTCCGGAGCCCTGGGCTGGCCGCGCCGCCGCTGCCGGCACCACGCTGGAGCGTTTCTGCGAGGTGGCCAAAAACCTCGATAGAAAAGGCGTCATCGGCCGCTTCTCCACCTTCCTTGAGCATGTGAAACCCAGCCAAACCGGCGTGCGGGTGACCCGCTTCAACGGCCTCTTCCATTGGAAAGTGCCTGTGGGCATGCAGGAGCGTGGCGGTGCCGAAGTCGGTCGTCATACCATCATGACCCACTGTTACTGGCGCGAAGGCGGCCCCCGCTTTGGCAATGTGAACATCATGGGCGTGGTGCATGGCACTGACAAAGACCTCATCATGAAACACAAGGCGGCTATTGATGACCACCTCGCCTCCATCGGCATTCCGGTGGAATACACCAATGTGTTCTGGGGTGGCCGCAGTGAGATCAAGCCCAGCGAGATCAGCCCCATCGTTTACCGCGAATGGCACCAAAAATGGGATGCCGTGGAAGGTCCCGTGATCTGA
- a CDS encoding ATP-dependent helicase — translation MSRNYTLHTAPHAAPRIDYKAELNEQQYAAVTTPPGQTLVIAGAGSGKTRTLTYRVAWLLDNGVLPEQILLLTFTNKAAREMLERVTALVPVDTQRLWGGTFHSIGNKLLRWNAERLGYRKGFSIMDREDQKDLMETVVSSSGIDTAGFRFPKAEVLGDIYSMADNTCTPLKEILLTRYPYFEKITDQIIHIRKLYQDKKVETNCMDFDDLLTQSVRLLKENEDLLERYRSQFEFVLVDEYQDTNGLQSQFVEMLTGEDGNLMVVGDDAQSIYSWRGADVTNVLNFHEHWPRARVHKIEVNYRSVPEVLELANVSIGNNKAQIRKNLQPSREPKGQLPALVPLDNGSAQASFIAQRILELQDEGVELNEIAVLYRAHFHSMEIQMEMTSRGIPFQITSGLRFFEQAHVKDVAAFMKFAVNRRDEISFMRMVKLIPGIGGASATKVWNDWLKTEASQAEVMTGKFSDLLIPMSVPKKARETWDQFAYTLDELIVDGKTATPPEMIRSIYDGVYEEYMKSKFKNAEQRQQDLEQLSNYSVRFTDPLEFLSQLSLLSGVDTDNKPDQQDREAVTLSTAHQAKGLEWHSVFAVWMADGMFPHARAIEESDAGLEEERRLFYVTVTRAKDELYLTYPLINHQARDGDILMKPSRFITELPMELMEKWNVRSGW, via the coding sequence ATGTCCCGCAACTACACCCTGCACACCGCGCCCCACGCTGCGCCCCGCATTGACTACAAAGCGGAGCTCAATGAGCAGCAGTATGCCGCCGTGACCACCCCGCCGGGGCAGACCCTGGTGATTGCAGGCGCAGGCTCGGGCAAAACCCGCACGCTGACCTACCGCGTGGCCTGGCTGCTGGACAATGGGGTGCTGCCGGAGCAGATCCTCCTCCTCACCTTCACCAACAAAGCCGCACGGGAGATGCTGGAGCGCGTCACCGCCCTGGTCCCCGTGGACACGCAGCGACTCTGGGGCGGCACCTTCCACAGCATTGGCAACAAGCTCCTGCGCTGGAATGCGGAACGCCTGGGCTATCGCAAAGGCTTTTCCATCATGGATCGCGAGGACCAGAAGGATCTCATGGAGACCGTGGTGAGCAGCAGTGGCATTGACACCGCCGGCTTCCGCTTCCCCAAGGCCGAAGTGCTGGGTGACATCTACTCCATGGCGGACAACACCTGCACGCCGCTGAAGGAGATCCTGCTCACGAGATACCCTTACTTCGAAAAGATCACCGATCAGATCATCCACATCCGCAAGCTCTACCAGGACAAGAAGGTGGAGACCAACTGCATGGACTTCGATGACCTGCTGACCCAATCCGTCCGCCTGCTGAAGGAAAATGAGGACCTGCTGGAGCGCTACCGCAGCCAGTTTGAATTCGTGCTGGTGGATGAGTATCAGGACACCAACGGCCTGCAGTCGCAGTTTGTCGAAATGCTGACCGGCGAGGATGGCAATCTCATGGTGGTGGGGGACGATGCCCAGTCCATCTACTCCTGGCGCGGGGCGGATGTGACCAACGTGCTGAACTTTCACGAGCACTGGCCCCGCGCCCGGGTCCACAAGATCGAAGTCAACTATCGCAGCGTGCCCGAAGTGTTGGAACTGGCCAATGTCTCCATCGGCAATAACAAGGCGCAGATCCGCAAGAACCTGCAGCCTTCCCGTGAGCCGAAGGGCCAGCTCCCTGCCCTGGTGCCGCTGGACAATGGCAGCGCCCAGGCCTCCTTCATCGCGCAGCGCATTCTGGAGCTTCAGGATGAAGGTGTGGAACTGAACGAAATCGCCGTCCTCTACCGCGCTCATTTCCACAGCATGGAAATCCAGATGGAGATGACCAGCCGAGGCATCCCCTTCCAGATCACCAGCGGTCTGCGGTTCTTTGAGCAGGCCCATGTCAAGGACGTCGCCGCCTTCATGAAATTTGCCGTGAACCGTCGCGATGAAATTAGCTTCATGCGCATGGTGAAACTCATCCCCGGCATCGGCGGAGCCAGCGCCACCAAGGTCTGGAATGACTGGCTGAAAACCGAAGCTTCTCAGGCCGAAGTGATGACCGGCAAGTTCTCGGATCTGCTCATCCCCATGAGCGTGCCCAAGAAAGCCCGCGAGACCTGGGACCAATTCGCCTACACCCTGGATGAACTCATCGTGGACGGCAAGACTGCCACCCCGCCCGAGATGATCCGCAGCATCTACGATGGTGTTTATGAAGAGTACATGAAGTCCAAATTTAAGAATGCCGAGCAGCGCCAGCAAGACCTGGAACAGCTCAGCAACTACAGCGTGCGCTTCACCGATCCGCTCGAGTTTCTCAGCCAGCTCTCGCTGCTCAGCGGGGTGGATACAGATAACAAACCGGACCAGCAGGACCGCGAAGCCGTCACCCTTTCCACCGCCCACCAGGCCAAGGGTCTCGAGTGGCACAGCGTCTTCGCCGTCTGGATGGCCGATGGCATGTTCCCCCATGCCCGCGCCATTGAGGAAAGCGATGCTGGACTGGAGGAGGAACGCCGCCTCTTTTACGTCACCGTCACCCGCGCCAAGGATGAGCTGTATCTGACCTACCCGCTCATCAATCACCAGGCCCGCGACGGCGACATCCTCATGAAACCCAGCCGCTTCATCACCGAGCTGCCCATGGAACTCATGGAAAAATGGAATGTGCGAAGCGGGTGGTAA
- a CDS encoding BatA and WFA domain-containing protein, which translates to MQFLNPQLLHLAWLALIPLALYLFRKKARRVPVSTLLFFRSLSREHQESAWLRRLKKWLSLLLTLLVIWFAVLALGRPVGDAGKESTGAVIVVVDRSASMAATDAAGKTRVEEARRLLRDRLNRLPDQVVISLVAYDAKAQVLLSRNRNRRECLRLLDEIRPLPMEGRPDAAVTVARRLAELEKGSQVWHAGDAAWVDTEGLAYEFTNVALPSLTNVGITGFQIRQAPLARDRYEGFVKVSASSANAGKVTATLEIMLAGRLAQLRELELEPGKSSSLILPLEGVRGQRVEMRLKTAGDCLAWDDAVAAPLPNARPLVVAWVADKADPFTELAMTSMIEAGRIEMLKGSPAAWPMKDKPDVYVFEQWLPPEWPTDRPVIVLNPAKSAGPVQVKPLPGAGLPHDSVRSVAPDHPVLFRVSPTRLAITQTGVLDLGSSFEPLWMAGTEPVLAAGEAHGQRVVVTAFSPAKSEQLALLPAFPLMLGNALYWCAEGDEAASGLKVQRPGDLLEETGLIQWMEWDGTQFQEATDSSSSGLLSIRRLGAWQTVDGRSGASVLASIQETNVPAKGEVPPSATLPKLAGASRFSDWPQLLIWSLLGVLLLESFLFHRKAVF; encoded by the coding sequence ATGCAATTCCTGAATCCCCAGCTTCTGCATCTGGCCTGGTTGGCACTCATTCCGCTGGCGCTGTACCTGTTTCGGAAAAAGGCGCGCCGGGTGCCGGTTTCCACACTGCTGTTTTTTCGATCGTTGTCGCGCGAGCACCAGGAATCTGCCTGGCTGCGCCGGTTGAAAAAATGGCTCTCACTGCTGCTCACCTTGCTGGTGATCTGGTTCGCTGTTCTCGCTCTGGGCAGGCCTGTAGGGGATGCGGGAAAAGAATCCACGGGTGCGGTGATCGTGGTGGTGGATCGTTCCGCCTCGATGGCCGCCACCGATGCAGCGGGCAAAACCCGCGTGGAGGAGGCGCGGCGGCTTTTGCGGGATCGCCTCAACCGCCTGCCAGACCAGGTGGTGATCTCTCTGGTCGCCTACGATGCCAAGGCGCAAGTGCTGCTGTCACGAAACCGCAACCGCCGTGAGTGCCTGCGGTTGCTGGATGAGATCCGCCCGCTGCCGATGGAAGGCCGTCCAGATGCGGCAGTGACCGTGGCGCGGCGGCTGGCCGAACTGGAAAAGGGATCGCAGGTCTGGCATGCGGGGGATGCGGCCTGGGTGGATACGGAGGGCCTAGCCTATGAGTTTACCAACGTTGCTTTGCCCAGCCTGACCAATGTGGGCATCACGGGTTTTCAGATCCGTCAGGCACCGCTGGCCAGGGACCGTTACGAAGGGTTTGTCAAAGTCTCCGCTTCAAGCGCGAACGCTGGCAAGGTGACGGCCACGCTGGAAATCATGCTGGCGGGAAGACTGGCTCAACTGCGTGAACTGGAGCTGGAGCCAGGTAAGTCCAGTTCGCTCATTCTGCCTCTGGAAGGCGTGCGCGGCCAGCGGGTGGAAATGCGGCTGAAGACGGCAGGCGATTGCCTCGCCTGGGATGATGCGGTGGCGGCACCGCTGCCGAATGCGCGGCCCCTGGTGGTGGCCTGGGTGGCGGACAAGGCGGACCCGTTTACGGAGCTGGCGATGACCTCCATGATTGAGGCGGGACGCATCGAGATGCTGAAGGGCAGTCCAGCGGCTTGGCCCATGAAGGACAAGCCGGACGTGTATGTCTTTGAGCAATGGCTGCCGCCTGAATGGCCGACGGACCGCCCCGTGATTGTGCTGAATCCAGCCAAGTCTGCAGGACCGGTGCAGGTGAAGCCTTTGCCAGGGGCGGGACTGCCGCATGACAGCGTGCGCAGTGTGGCACCGGATCATCCCGTGCTGTTCCGGGTTTCGCCCACGCGGCTGGCCATCACCCAGACAGGTGTTTTAGATCTGGGTAGCTCGTTTGAGCCGCTGTGGATGGCTGGCACCGAGCCGGTGCTGGCTGCGGGTGAGGCCCATGGTCAGCGGGTGGTGGTGACGGCCTTTTCTCCTGCTAAATCGGAACAACTGGCCCTCCTGCCCGCCTTCCCTCTGATGCTGGGCAATGCCCTCTACTGGTGTGCGGAAGGGGATGAGGCGGCCTCTGGCCTGAAGGTGCAGCGCCCCGGAGATCTGCTGGAAGAGACAGGCCTCATCCAGTGGATGGAGTGGGATGGGACGCAGTTTCAGGAAGCTACGGATTCCTCCTCTTCAGGTCTTCTTTCCATCCGGCGTCTGGGGGCTTGGCAGACGGTAGACGGGCGGTCGGGTGCCAGCGTCCTCGCCTCTATCCAGGAAACGAATGTGCCTGCCAAGGGCGAAGTTCCGCCCTCAGCCACCTTGCCCAAGCTTGCAGGGGCCAGCCGTTTTAGCGACTGGCCTCAACTGTTGATCTGGAGCCTTCTAGGTGTGCTGCTGCTGGAGAGTTTCCTCTTCCACCGCAAAGCGGTGTTTTAG
- a CDS encoding cytochrome-c peroxidase has protein sequence MKISPLFVLWTTFASSLASIAKAGDGVIDLTSLANYANQTVPAYVTRNNTPQGNAITDKGATLGRVLFYDKRLSRNDSVSCSTCHKQAHAFSDTATASTGVNGTTGRHSMRLINARFAQEVRFFWDERATSLENQTTQPIRDHAEMGFSGANGDPAFSELLVKLAAIEEYRVLFTMTFGDSAITETRVQLAISQFIRSIQSFDSRFDAGRVQVANANNAFPNYTAQENAGKQLFLAPPPGGAGCAGCHRPGEFDIDPLSGNNGVITKIGGGTDLTNTRSPSLRDLVGPGGQSNGAFMHDGSLTSLAQVVNHYNAIPADNAGLDNRLRRPNNQTQNLNLTQPQKESLVAFLQTLTGSAVYTDARWSDPFDDQGNLTLIVFPPTEIAIQKTGSSTANVICQAVPGLSYQLQSSTDLVNWNSIVATVTADLNGLCQHSVSLTNSKFYRYAYVVNP, from the coding sequence ATGAAAATTTCTCCCCTTTTTGTCCTCTGGACAACGTTTGCTTCCAGCCTGGCCTCCATCGCCAAAGCCGGAGACGGAGTCATTGACCTGACGAGTCTGGCCAATTACGCCAACCAGACGGTGCCAGCCTACGTCACCCGCAACAACACCCCGCAAGGCAATGCCATCACGGACAAGGGAGCCACGCTGGGGCGCGTGCTGTTTTATGACAAGCGACTGTCGCGAAATGACAGCGTCTCCTGCTCCACCTGCCATAAGCAGGCTCACGCCTTCAGCGACACAGCTACGGCCAGCACGGGCGTGAACGGTACGACGGGACGGCATTCCATGCGGCTCATCAATGCCCGCTTTGCCCAAGAGGTGCGGTTCTTTTGGGATGAGCGCGCCACCTCGCTGGAAAACCAGACCACCCAGCCGATCCGCGATCATGCTGAGATGGGATTCAGCGGGGCCAATGGAGATCCGGCTTTCTCTGAACTGCTGGTGAAGCTGGCCGCCATTGAAGAGTATCGGGTGCTTTTCACCATGACCTTTGGAGACAGCGCCATCACCGAAACTCGCGTGCAACTGGCCATCTCCCAGTTCATCCGCAGCATCCAGTCCTTTGACTCTCGTTTCGATGCAGGCCGTGTGCAGGTGGCCAACGCTAACAACGCCTTCCCAAACTACACCGCGCAGGAAAACGCGGGCAAACAGCTCTTCCTCGCCCCGCCTCCTGGAGGTGCTGGATGTGCAGGCTGCCATCGGCCCGGCGAGTTTGACATTGACCCTCTCAGCGGAAACAACGGAGTGATCACCAAGATTGGCGGTGGCACCGATTTGACGAACACCCGCTCCCCTTCCCTGCGAGACCTTGTAGGGCCAGGAGGCCAGTCCAACGGTGCCTTCATGCATGATGGCAGCCTGACATCGCTGGCCCAGGTGGTGAATCACTACAATGCCATTCCAGCCGACAATGCAGGCCTCGACAACCGTCTCCGCCGTCCTAATAATCAAACTCAAAACCTCAACCTCACCCAGCCTCAGAAAGAAAGTCTTGTGGCCTTTCTTCAAACGCTCACCGGCAGCGCCGTTTACACCGATGCCCGCTGGTCAGATCCCTTTGATGACCAAGGCAATCTCACACTCATCGTCTTCCCGCCCACCGAGATCGCCATTCAAAAAACGGGGAGCAGTACAGCAAACGTCATCTGCCAGGCCGTCCCAGGTTTGTCCTATCAGCTTCAGTCTTCGACGGATCTGGTGAATTGGAACAGCATCGTGGCCACTGTGACCGCCGACCTCAATGGCCTCTGCCAGCACAGCGTCAGCCTAACCAACTCCAAGTTCTATCGTTATGCCTATGTGGTCAATCCTTGA
- a CDS encoding PQQ-binding-like beta-propeller repeat protein yields MKPAFSQLIRSLIVLALCPAAFTQAQTAGEWVHSRGNEAMTGVSASELRFPLELAWEFKMQDKPKGQGEMLVSSAVVRAGKVYAGCKDGKFYALDLATGTKKWEVTAKGAFDGAASFAGELVVAGCQDGFVYAWNAETGAEVWKFETEAEIHAASNTWTDPKTGVQKILIGSYDYNVYCLDAKTGKKDWAAETGYYINGGSAVGEGVVVFGGCDSVLHVHDVATGVEKRQIEVGSYIGNNVAIADGVVYVSHYGNRVGAYNLADGAMVWEYGEREFEYYAAPAIWEKAVFVGGRDKRFHAIDRVKGTKLWEYRSRDRIDSSAVICAGKAALFGSDDGYVYALDLKDGKELWQYEIGAPVKTSPAVAGDYVLFGADDGVMYCFKNAAAK; encoded by the coding sequence ATGAAGCCTGCATTCTCTCAGTTGATCCGTTCTCTCATCGTGCTGGCGCTTTGCCCTGCCGCCTTCACCCAGGCCCAGACAGCCGGGGAATGGGTCCACTCCCGTGGCAATGAGGCGATGACGGGAGTTTCGGCTTCAGAGCTACGCTTTCCTCTGGAACTGGCCTGGGAATTTAAAATGCAGGACAAACCGAAAGGGCAGGGGGAAATGCTCGTCAGCAGTGCCGTGGTGCGTGCGGGCAAGGTCTATGCCGGCTGCAAAGACGGCAAATTTTATGCGCTGGATCTGGCCACAGGCACCAAAAAATGGGAGGTGACGGCCAAGGGGGCCTTTGATGGTGCTGCCTCCTTTGCCGGAGAGCTGGTGGTCGCAGGTTGTCAGGACGGCTTTGTTTATGCCTGGAATGCGGAGACGGGTGCCGAGGTTTGGAAGTTCGAAACGGAGGCCGAAATCCATGCCGCCTCCAATACCTGGACCGACCCCAAAACGGGCGTGCAGAAGATCCTCATCGGCAGCTATGACTACAACGTCTATTGCCTGGATGCGAAGACCGGGAAGAAGGACTGGGCAGCGGAGACAGGCTACTACATCAATGGTGGATCCGCGGTGGGAGAGGGCGTGGTGGTCTTTGGTGGCTGCGACAGCGTGCTGCACGTGCACGATGTGGCCACGGGCGTGGAGAAGCGGCAGATCGAGGTCGGTTCCTACATTGGCAACAACGTGGCCATTGCCGATGGGGTGGTGTATGTCTCCCATTATGGCAACCGGGTGGGGGCTTACAATCTGGCTGATGGTGCCATGGTGTGGGAGTATGGGGAGCGCGAATTTGAGTATTACGCAGCCCCGGCCATCTGGGAAAAAGCGGTTTTTGTGGGAGGCCGCGACAAACGTTTTCATGCGATTGATCGCGTGAAAGGCACCAAGCTGTGGGAGTATCGCAGCCGCGACCGGATCGACAGCAGCGCCGTGATCTGTGCGGGCAAGGCCGCCCTCTTTGGCAGCGATGACGGTTATGTCTATGCCCTGGACCTGAAGGATGGCAAAGAGCTGTGGCAGTACGAGATCGGCGCGCCAGTGAAGACCTCGCCTGCTGTGGCGGGTGACTACGTGCTTTTTGGGGCGGATGACGGGGTGATGTACTGCTTTAAAAACGCTGCTGCCAAATGA
- a CDS encoding DUF58 domain-containing protein gives MPSETLARDDLFDAAFLDRLRSLAVRLRKRRSLMRRGAQSTPATGFTREFKDYRHYTPREDYRAIDWRLYARLDKLFVRLYEETQELNLHILVDTSGSMAEPFGEKRRQALRFAVALAYLGLAGQQRVSLHSLNDTVRQELPPLRGQGNIEKIIQAATRLKYGGFTDLERGFTEFRPTRQRYGVIFVISDFFGRDVNTAAEAVKRAAAWPGECHFVQILHPEERQPSLEGEVELTEVETGEKRRFWLTRRDMQRYVDSFDAFCENLARECAAHRIDFMQCGAEEPFEDRFLDLLNRGSALAGGV, from the coding sequence ATGCCATCCGAAACTCTCGCCCGCGATGACCTCTTCGATGCGGCCTTTCTGGACCGGCTGCGTTCCCTGGCTGTGCGCCTGCGGAAGCGGCGGTCGCTGATGCGGCGCGGGGCGCAGTCCACTCCGGCCACGGGTTTTACACGGGAATTCAAGGACTACCGCCATTACACGCCCCGCGAGGACTATCGGGCGATTGACTGGCGGCTGTATGCGCGTCTAGACAAGCTTTTTGTTAGGCTTTATGAGGAGACCCAGGAGCTGAACCTGCACATCCTGGTGGATACCAGCGGCTCCATGGCGGAGCCGTTTGGCGAAAAGCGTCGTCAGGCCCTGCGGTTCGCCGTGGCGCTGGCCTATCTCGGGCTGGCCGGGCAGCAGCGGGTAAGTCTGCATTCGCTCAATGACACGGTGCGCCAGGAACTGCCACCGCTGAGAGGGCAGGGGAACATCGAAAAGATCATTCAGGCGGCCACACGTCTGAAGTATGGCGGCTTTACGGATCTGGAGCGGGGGTTCACGGAGTTCCGCCCCACCCGGCAGCGTTATGGGGTGATCTTTGTGATCTCGGACTTTTTTGGCCGGGATGTGAATACGGCGGCGGAGGCGGTGAAACGTGCCGCGGCCTGGCCTGGGGAGTGCCATTTTGTGCAGATTTTGCATCCTGAAGAGAGGCAGCCTTCCCTGGAAGGTGAGGTGGAGCTGACGGAAGTGGAGACGGGGGAGAAGCGACGCTTTTGGCTGACACGACGGGACATGCAGCGCTATGTGGACAGCTTTGACGCCTTTTGTGAAAACCTGGCCCGCGAGTGCGCGGCCCACCGCATTGACTTCATGCAGTGCGGGGCGGAGGAACCCTTTGAGGACCGCTTCCTGGATCTTCTGAACCGTGGGAGCGCGCTGGCCGGCGGCGTCTAG
- a CDS encoding nucleoside permease — protein sequence MKSPAAKKLFVMMVLEFFIWGAWLPLIWGYMGKDGLNFTETQITLVGTAFVIASILGIFFSNQFADRNFAAEKFMAFSHLVGGLAILGMYWVKDFPTFFGLMLLHSLLYVPTISVSNSIAFAHLKDAKKEFGLVRMGGTIGWMLAAWPLYFVLEGKAGAEAVAASRNIFLVSGISSLVLAVFSLSLPHTPPKPAKAGESGFAWLHAAKFLKKPFLLVLFIVTFIDATIHNGYFLMAGSFLGSETVGIKAQWIMPVMSIGQIAEILTMAVLGWFLSRMGWKTTMILGVLGHAARFAVFAFMPQNQTMIILVQVLHGVCYAFFFATLYIFIDAAFPKDVRSSAQGLFNLLVLGLGDFAAKLIFIPLQGKLTVDGVVNYRELFLWPTGMSLAAALLLLFAFWPPKELDAPAEVSH from the coding sequence ATGAAATCACCCGCTGCTAAGAAGCTGTTTGTCATGATGGTCCTGGAGTTCTTCATCTGGGGGGCTTGGCTGCCGCTGATCTGGGGGTACATGGGCAAGGATGGGCTGAATTTCACAGAAACTCAGATCACCTTGGTCGGGACGGCCTTTGTCATCGCTTCCATTTTGGGCATCTTTTTCAGCAACCAGTTCGCTGACCGTAACTTTGCCGCTGAAAAGTTCATGGCGTTCAGCCACCTCGTCGGGGGATTGGCCATCCTTGGCATGTATTGGGTGAAGGATTTTCCGACCTTTTTTGGACTGATGCTGCTGCATTCCCTCCTGTATGTGCCTACCATTTCCGTCTCCAATTCCATTGCCTTTGCGCACCTGAAAGATGCCAAAAAAGAATTCGGCCTTGTTCGTATGGGCGGCACCATCGGTTGGATGCTCGCAGCCTGGCCGCTTTACTTCGTGTTGGAAGGCAAGGCCGGAGCTGAAGCTGTGGCGGCGAGCCGGAACATCTTCCTTGTCTCGGGCATCTCCTCCTTGGTGTTAGCGGTTTTCAGTCTCAGCCTGCCTCACACGCCACCGAAGCCTGCGAAGGCTGGTGAGAGCGGTTTCGCCTGGCTGCATGCAGCGAAGTTCCTGAAGAAGCCCTTCCTGTTGGTTCTTTTCATCGTCACCTTCATTGATGCCACCATTCACAATGGTTACTTCCTCATGGCAGGCAGCTTCTTGGGCAGCGAAACCGTTGGCATCAAGGCGCAGTGGATCATGCCGGTGATGAGCATTGGCCAGATCGCCGAAATTTTAACAATGGCGGTGCTCGGCTGGTTCCTCTCCCGCATGGGCTGGAAAACGACCATGATCCTGGGTGTGCTGGGGCACGCGGCACGCTTTGCCGTGTTTGCCTTCATGCCACAAAACCAGACGATGATCATCCTGGTCCAGGTGCTGCATGGCGTGTGCTACGCCTTCTTCTTCGCCACCCTCTACATTTTCATTGATGCGGCTTTCCCAAAAGACGTGCGCTCCAGCGCCCAGGGACTCTTCAATCTCCTGGTGCTGGGATTGGGAGATTTCGCCGCCAAGCTGATCTTCATTCCCTTGCAGGGTAAACTGACGGTCGATGGGGTGGTCAATTACCGCGAGCTTTTCCTCTGGCCTACCGGCATGTCCCTCGCGGCGGCGCTGCTGCTACTGTTCGCCTTCTGGCCACCGAAGGAACTGGATGCGCCTGCTGAAGTGTCGCACTGA
- a CDS encoding YciI family protein encodes MDSHASPSEYLVLSRGQWDKDLPPETIQTTIDHFYSWIDRMVEDGKMRHGQRLATGGKTLSRNHGITDGPYGEAKEVIGGYWFVLADSLDEAAEYMSGNPCLACGLVFEVRPLETIKASAFAVTNETPGK; translated from the coding sequence ATGGATTCGCATGCCTCTCCTTCCGAATATCTCGTCCTCTCTCGCGGCCAATGGGACAAAGACCTGCCGCCGGAAACCATCCAGACGACCATTGACCATTTTTACTCTTGGATAGACCGGATGGTTGAGGACGGTAAGATGCGTCATGGTCAGAGGCTGGCGACAGGAGGCAAAACGTTGTCGCGCAATCATGGCATTACCGACGGCCCTTACGGCGAGGCCAAGGAGGTCATCGGCGGCTACTGGTTCGTCCTCGCGGACAGCCTGGATGAGGCGGCGGAATACATGTCAGGCAATCCTTGTCTGGCCTGCGGGCTGGTGTTTGAAGTGCGTCCTCTGGAGACCATCAAGGCTTCGGCTTTCGCGGTGACGAATGAGACGCCGGGGAAGTGA